A genomic stretch from Chitinophaga lutea includes:
- a CDS encoding SusC/RagA family TonB-linked outer membrane protein — MYSTIPSAGGTGFSARSLGKAVQLLLFFCCLALGAQAQTGQRITGKVTDATGAILPGVSVAIKGTQQGTVTNVSGEYALSVPNADAVLVFRFVGYEQQEVPVAGKPRIDVVMAMAAKGLNELVVVGYGQQKKVNLTGAITAVKSADIQNIAPSNLSNALAGRAPGVNVTNTSGLAGASSAVRIRGSFGDPLYVIDGVVRDKSDFDALEAAEVDQMSFLKDAATASIYGSRAGNGVVLVTTKKGATQKPVFNFQTNYTTNRPTMELLSDKTTATDELIYQNRVAQFNGTAPPNGPEEFDYFKNRSYNVHDFIWQNPHSQRHSLSVAGGSERITYYSLISYRGEEGSYKNLSHNKFNLRSNVTAKVSDAIKVSLNIAGSQQNLDRFFWPFTGDDDFDVSDLYRVTFNWPKTYPFYTEADGTPADYVTPYPVQTPMGSWQAWSVIDQVIGNRYIRTRQREMSSILTLDINLDKYVKGLSTKVSGNYVGEDYMRKRFLTYQKNYVFNQADPDGNRFLPAAPDPNKTNTFTFSQNQPFMNYDINTTWSYQFNWFVNYTRNFGKHGIDALAVFEQAEMGGYGAMARAENPVAAYDQFFAYPSDRQFRNSGGWDSIGARQSWIGRLNYNYDSRYIAEFSFRYDGNTLFPETKRWGFFPSVSAAWRVSEETWFRSLTKAFDDLKLRASFGITGNDLNVNAEKIAAFQYHPVYVNSGSYMFGDRLYQAIAPGSTPNPNLTWTTSRSYNAGVDFALLRNRLNGSVDVFVRKETDILGSRLVRLPDNYGQALAPENYAARSYRGGELSLEWRDKAAGNQINYSVTANVGYAKDRWDIYDESAAFGPGGFRNFESRIGRPHNRIVGLKSLGIVRTQEQLDELLAKGFTQFGRKPYLGGLIFEDVRGDGYKPGPDGKIDGNDNQLLSENAAPRVNFGIGLNISYKNFALQTLFQGVSGYDRIISNQEGEGMRQHGGAVRPYYPIWAGDVWTPETPNGKYPRPVGNNWFESGTGSSSFWIRNGAYLRLKMLNLAYSLPKSWVNALRLSSAQVYFNGTNLFAFSAMKEFHDPEQKNYDSYPVMKAFTFGADIKF; from the coding sequence ATGTATTCAACTATTCCAAGCGCCGGAGGCACCGGTTTCTCCGCGCGAAGCCTGGGCAAAGCAGTGCAGTTGCTGCTTTTTTTCTGTTGCCTGGCACTGGGCGCACAGGCGCAGACCGGCCAGCGCATTACCGGTAAAGTAACCGACGCCACGGGCGCCATCCTGCCGGGCGTTTCCGTTGCCATCAAAGGCACGCAGCAGGGCACCGTTACCAACGTCAGCGGCGAGTATGCGCTCAGCGTTCCGAATGCCGACGCGGTGCTCGTATTCCGCTTTGTAGGATATGAACAACAGGAAGTGCCTGTTGCGGGCAAACCACGCATCGACGTGGTGATGGCCATGGCGGCCAAAGGCCTCAACGAGCTGGTGGTGGTAGGTTACGGCCAGCAGAAAAAGGTGAACCTCACCGGGGCCATCACCGCCGTCAAATCGGCGGATATCCAGAACATCGCGCCATCCAACCTGTCTAACGCCCTCGCGGGCCGTGCGCCGGGTGTGAACGTAACCAACACCTCGGGCCTGGCGGGCGCCAGCTCTGCCGTGCGCATCCGCGGCAGCTTCGGCGATCCGCTGTATGTGATCGACGGGGTAGTGCGCGACAAATCCGACTTCGACGCACTGGAAGCGGCGGAAGTAGACCAGATGAGTTTTCTGAAAGATGCGGCCACGGCGTCCATCTACGGTTCCCGCGCGGGCAACGGCGTGGTGCTGGTGACCACTAAAAAGGGCGCTACCCAGAAGCCGGTGTTCAACTTCCAGACCAACTACACCACCAACCGCCCCACCATGGAACTGCTGTCCGACAAAACCACGGCTACCGACGAACTGATCTACCAGAACCGCGTAGCGCAGTTCAACGGCACCGCGCCGCCTAACGGGCCGGAGGAGTTCGACTATTTTAAGAACAGGAGCTACAACGTGCACGACTTTATCTGGCAGAACCCGCACAGCCAGCGTCATTCACTGAGCGTGGCGGGCGGCTCGGAGCGGATTACGTATTATTCGCTCATCAGCTACCGCGGGGAGGAAGGTTCTTACAAAAACCTCTCGCACAACAAATTCAACCTGCGCAGCAACGTGACCGCCAAAGTGAGCGACGCCATCAAGGTAAGCCTCAACATAGCGGGCTCGCAACAGAATCTCGACCGCTTTTTCTGGCCTTTCACCGGCGACGATGACTTCGACGTGTCCGACCTCTACCGCGTAACATTCAACTGGCCGAAAACTTACCCGTTCTACACGGAAGCCGACGGAACGCCGGCCGATTACGTAACGCCCTATCCCGTGCAAACGCCCATGGGCAGCTGGCAGGCCTGGAGCGTGATCGACCAGGTGATCGGCAACCGGTATATCCGTACGCGGCAGCGGGAGATGAGCAGCATCCTTACGCTCGACATCAATCTCGACAAATACGTAAAGGGCCTGAGCACCAAAGTGTCCGGCAACTATGTGGGGGAAGACTACATGCGCAAGCGTTTCCTCACTTACCAGAAAAACTACGTGTTCAACCAGGCGGATCCGGACGGCAACCGCTTCCTGCCCGCCGCGCCGGACCCGAACAAAACCAACACTTTTACGTTCAGCCAGAACCAGCCGTTCATGAACTACGACATCAATACCACCTGGAGCTACCAGTTCAACTGGTTCGTGAACTACACCCGGAACTTCGGCAAACACGGCATTGATGCATTGGCGGTATTCGAACAGGCGGAAATGGGCGGCTATGGTGCGATGGCCCGTGCGGAAAATCCCGTGGCGGCATACGACCAGTTTTTTGCCTATCCCAGCGACCGGCAGTTCAGGAACTCCGGGGGATGGGATTCCATCGGCGCACGCCAGTCGTGGATAGGCCGTTTGAACTATAATTACGACAGCCGCTACATCGCGGAATTTTCTTTCCGGTACGACGGCAACACCCTCTTCCCGGAAACCAAACGCTGGGGCTTTTTCCCGTCTGTATCCGCCGCCTGGCGCGTATCTGAAGAAACGTGGTTCCGCAGCCTCACCAAGGCATTCGACGACCTCAAGCTGCGCGCGTCTTTCGGTATCACGGGGAACGACCTGAATGTGAATGCGGAAAAGATCGCGGCGTTCCAGTATCATCCCGTGTATGTGAATTCCGGCAGTTATATGTTCGGCGACCGGCTCTACCAGGCCATTGCGCCGGGCAGCACGCCCAACCCGAACCTGACGTGGACCACTTCCCGTTCGTACAATGCCGGTGTCGATTTCGCGCTGCTCCGCAACCGCCTCAACGGTAGTGTGGACGTGTTCGTGCGCAAGGAAACCGACATTCTCGGCTCGCGGCTGGTAAGGCTGCCGGACAACTATGGCCAGGCGCTGGCGCCGGAAAACTATGCCGCGCGCTCTTACAGGGGCGGCGAGTTGTCGCTCGAGTGGCGCGACAAAGCAGCCGGTAACCAGATCAATTATTCCGTGACCGCCAATGTGGGTTATGCCAAAGACCGCTGGGATATTTACGATGAGTCTGCCGCCTTCGGCCCCGGAGGTTTCCGGAATTTCGAATCCCGGATCGGCCGGCCGCACAACCGCATCGTCGGTCTCAAGTCACTTGGCATCGTGCGCACGCAGGAGCAGCTGGATGAGTTGCTGGCGAAGGGTTTCACCCAGTTCGGGCGGAAGCCTTACCTGGGCGGGCTGATTTTTGAAGACGTGCGCGGGGATGGGTACAAACCCGGCCCCGACGGTAAAATCGACGGGAACGATAACCAGCTGCTGTCAGAGAATGCCGCACCGCGCGTCAACTTCGGCATCGGGCTGAATATCTCTTACAAAAACTTCGCGCTGCAAACGCTTTTCCAGGGAGTGAGCGGATACGACCGCATCATCAGTAACCAGGAAGGGGAAGGCATGCGCCAGCACGGCGGCGCCGTACGGCCTTATTATCCCATCTGGGCCGGTGATGTATGGACGCCCGAAACACCGAACGGCAAATATCCCCGCCCGGTGGGCAACAACTGGTTCGAATCGGGTACAGGTTCGTCTTCTTTCTGGATCCGCAACGGCGCTTACCTGCGCCTGAAAATGCTGAACCTGGCCTATTCACTGCCGAAGTCGTGGGTAAACGCCCTTCGCCTCAGCAGCGCACAGGTGTACTTCAACGGCACCAACCTGTTCGCATTTTCGGCCATGAAGGAGTTTCATGATCCCGAACAGAAGAACTACGATTCTTATCCTGTCATGAAAGCCTTCACCTTCGGTGCAGATATTAAATTCTAG
- a CDS encoding ligase-associated DNA damage response exonuclease, with product MEPVLTFTDNGIYCPAGDFYIDPWKPVPRAVITHAHSDHARWGNDHYLCTKDSVPLLQLRLGKEISAQGLSYGETLRFNNVQVSFHPAGHMIGSAQVKVTVDGQTWVASGDYKTENDGISGAFEPVKCHVFITESTFGLPIYHWKTQQQIMSDIQAWIYKNKQAGKNSVLLAYSLGKAQRLIYNLRGAVERFLVHGAIYNAHETLLQHGWPLPPVELITHDTPKEHFADSLIISPPSAADSAWMRRFAPYSLGVCSGWMQVRGNARRQNADAGFAISDHADWQGLLQTIRHTGAEKVFVTHGFSSVLARYLQENGIAAAEVKTDYGSEEDTTA from the coding sequence ATGGAACCCGTACTTACTTTTACGGACAACGGCATTTACTGCCCCGCCGGCGATTTTTACATCGATCCCTGGAAGCCCGTTCCCCGTGCGGTGATCACCCATGCCCATTCCGACCATGCCCGCTGGGGCAACGACCATTACCTCTGCACCAAAGATTCGGTGCCGCTGCTGCAGTTACGGCTGGGAAAGGAGATCAGCGCGCAGGGGCTTTCTTACGGCGAAACGTTGCGGTTCAACAATGTGCAGGTGTCATTTCATCCCGCCGGGCACATGATCGGCTCCGCGCAGGTGAAAGTGACGGTAGACGGGCAGACGTGGGTGGCCAGCGGCGATTACAAAACCGAAAACGACGGTATTTCAGGGGCCTTCGAGCCTGTGAAATGCCATGTGTTCATCACCGAATCCACCTTCGGCCTGCCCATCTACCACTGGAAAACGCAGCAGCAGATCATGAGCGATATACAGGCATGGATATACAAAAACAAACAGGCCGGTAAAAACAGCGTGCTGCTGGCGTACAGCCTCGGGAAGGCACAGCGGCTGATCTATAATCTCCGCGGGGCGGTGGAGCGTTTCCTCGTGCACGGCGCCATTTACAATGCGCACGAAACCCTGTTGCAGCATGGATGGCCCCTGCCACCGGTGGAGCTCATCACGCACGACACGCCGAAGGAACATTTTGCCGACAGCCTGATCATTTCCCCGCCCTCCGCCGCCGACTCCGCCTGGATGCGACGGTTCGCGCCTTATTCGCTGGGCGTGTGCAGCGGGTGGATGCAGGTGAGGGGCAACGCCCGCCGGCAGAACGCCGACGCGGGGTTTGCGATTTCCGATCATGCCGACTGGCAGGGCCTGCTGCAAACCATCCGGCACACCGGTGCGGAAAAAGTATTCGTCACCCACGGTTTCAGCAGCGTGCTGGCCCGGTATCTGCAGGAAAACGGCATAGCGGCGGCGGAAGTCAAAACGGACTATGGCAGCGAAGAAGATACAACCGCGTAA
- a CDS encoding ATP-dependent DNA ligase: protein MQHFSQLISTLAQRTKTNEKLEAVSRYFATADEKDKPWVLALFSGRRPKRVVNSTQLRQWCMEATGLTPWLFEECYHTVGDLAETIALLLPPPGVHTGTQPLHYWLDALLKLEKAPEAEKAAFIRAAWDQMQASERFVFNKLITGGFRIGVSQSMMVNALAQTYQLPPATVSHLISGNWDPQQTTMAALLSEENRNTDDSRPYPFFLAYALEVPPQELGTPAEWQAEWKWDGIRGQLIRRNGQLFIWSRGEELITDKFPELTALFDFLPDGTAIDGEILTYDEAAGHPLPFQFLQTRIGRKNVTKKQLQEAPVIFYSYDLLEWEQQDLREKPLAERRALLEQLVTAVRQPALKISPVIPFGGWEELAALREQARHNGSEGIMLKRKSSAYQVGRRRGDWWKWKIDPYTVDAVMIYAQKGHGRRSNLYTDYTFAVKNGDQLVPFAKAYSGLTDKEIAEVDNWVKRNSLEKFGPVRTVKPELVFEIAFEGIAASNRHKSGIALRFPRIHRWRKDKPVEEINTLDDLKQLLNGIPL from the coding sequence ATGCAGCATTTTTCACAACTCATCTCCACCCTGGCGCAGCGCACCAAAACCAACGAAAAGCTGGAAGCGGTAAGCCGTTATTTCGCCACGGCCGACGAAAAGGATAAACCATGGGTGCTCGCGCTTTTCAGCGGCCGGCGCCCCAAAAGGGTCGTGAATTCCACCCAGCTCCGGCAGTGGTGCATGGAGGCCACCGGTTTAACGCCCTGGCTGTTTGAAGAGTGTTACCACACCGTGGGCGACCTCGCCGAAACCATCGCGTTGCTGTTGCCGCCGCCGGGCGTCCATACCGGCACACAACCGCTGCACTACTGGCTCGACGCACTGCTGAAACTGGAAAAAGCGCCGGAAGCGGAAAAAGCCGCGTTCATACGCGCAGCCTGGGACCAGATGCAGGCTTCGGAACGTTTTGTGTTCAACAAACTCATCACCGGCGGTTTCCGCATCGGCGTATCGCAAAGCATGATGGTGAACGCGCTCGCGCAAACCTACCAGTTGCCGCCCGCCACCGTGTCGCATCTCATCAGCGGTAACTGGGACCCGCAGCAAACCACCATGGCCGCGTTGCTCAGTGAAGAAAACCGCAATACGGACGATTCGCGGCCCTACCCGTTTTTCCTCGCGTATGCGCTGGAAGTACCGCCGCAGGAGCTGGGAACGCCCGCAGAATGGCAGGCGGAATGGAAATGGGACGGCATCCGCGGGCAGCTCATCCGCCGTAACGGGCAGCTGTTCATCTGGTCGAGAGGAGAAGAACTGATCACCGACAAGTTCCCCGAACTGACGGCGCTCTTTGATTTTCTGCCCGACGGCACGGCGATCGACGGGGAAATACTCACATACGACGAGGCCGCCGGTCATCCCCTGCCCTTCCAGTTCCTGCAAACCCGCATCGGCCGGAAAAACGTCACCAAAAAACAATTGCAGGAAGCCCCCGTCATTTTTTACAGTTACGACCTGCTGGAATGGGAACAGCAGGACCTGCGCGAAAAGCCGCTGGCAGAGCGGCGCGCCCTGCTGGAACAACTGGTAACGGCAGTGCGTCAGCCCGCGTTGAAAATATCGCCCGTTATCCCGTTCGGGGGATGGGAGGAACTGGCCGCGCTGCGGGAACAAGCACGGCACAACGGCAGCGAAGGCATCATGCTGAAAAGAAAAAGCTCCGCTTACCAGGTGGGGCGGCGGCGCGGCGACTGGTGGAAATGGAAGATCGATCCCTATACCGTGGATGCGGTGATGATCTACGCGCAGAAAGGCCACGGCCGGCGCTCGAACCTGTACACCGACTATACCTTCGCCGTAAAAAACGGCGACCAGCTGGTGCCTTTCGCAAAGGCCTATTCCGGCCTCACCGATAAGGAGATCGCCGAAGTGGACAACTGGGTGAAACGCAATTCCCTCGAAAAATTCGGGCCCGTCCGCACCGTGAAACCCGAGCTCGTTTTTGAAATCGCCTTTGAAGGCATCGCCGCTTCCAACCGTCACAAATCAGGCATCGCCCTGCGTTTCCCGCGCATCCACCGCTGGCGGAAAGACAAGCCCGTGGAGGAGATCAATACCCTCGACGACCTCAAACAGCTGCTCAACGGAATCCCCCTTTAG
- a CDS encoding sulfite exporter TauE/SafE family protein: MDLLSALLLVGLGFFIGTFGTLIGAGGGFILMPLLLLMYPDMPPDVLTSISLAVVCLNATSGSIAYARKKRIDYKSALIFSVATLPGSVLGAMATTAISRHTFNMILGGLLMAIAIFLMMKPKQGGYSGRVNKGRLTDRHIMERSGEEYHFSFNIWYGIGISFLVGFLSSLLGIGGGIIHVPALISLLNFPIHIATATSHLILAIMSASGTVVHMVQGSFWEGWQIAVSIGIGVVAGAQLGAGLSSKVKPKGIILALAGALFLVGIRLIFA; encoded by the coding sequence ATGGACCTGCTGTCTGCATTATTATTGGTAGGATTAGGATTTTTCATCGGCACTTTCGGTACCCTGATTGGCGCGGGAGGCGGTTTTATACTCATGCCCCTGTTGCTGCTCATGTACCCTGACATGCCGCCCGATGTGCTCACCAGTATTTCGCTTGCAGTAGTGTGTCTCAACGCCACCTCCGGTTCCATCGCCTATGCCCGTAAAAAAAGGATTGACTACAAATCCGCGCTGATATTCTCGGTGGCTACGCTGCCCGGTTCTGTGCTCGGCGCGATGGCCACTACGGCTATTTCCCGCCATACGTTCAATATGATACTGGGGGGCCTGCTGATGGCCATTGCGATTTTTTTGATGATGAAACCCAAACAGGGCGGCTATTCCGGCCGGGTCAACAAAGGCCGGCTTACCGACCGGCACATCATGGAGCGCAGCGGCGAAGAATACCATTTTTCGTTTAATATCTGGTACGGCATCGGCATCAGTTTCCTCGTCGGTTTCCTCAGCAGCCTGCTGGGTATCGGCGGCGGCATCATCCACGTACCGGCCCTCATCAGCCTGCTCAATTTCCCGATACATATCGCTACCGCCACCTCCCACCTTATCCTGGCTATTATGTCGGCTTCCGGCACCGTGGTGCACATGGTGCAGGGCTCTTTCTGGGAAGGCTGGCAGATTGCCGTAAGCATCGGCATCGGCGTGGTGGCCGGCGCGCAGCTGGGCGCGGGCCTCAGCAGCAAGGTAAAACCCAAGGGCATCATCCTGGCGCTCGCCGGGGCCCTGTTCCTCGTGGGCATCCGCCTGATCTTTGCCTGA
- a CDS encoding NCS2 family permease, which translates to MRDFFRLQENGTTVRKELLAGLTTFSTMAYILAVNPMILSKTGMDANALITATALAAAIGTLVMGLYARLPIGLAPGMGLNAFFAYTIVLGMGYSWQFALTAVFLEGIIFIFLSLFHIREAIINSIPENLKHAISVGIGLLIALIGMANAGIIETGMRHVGEGRLDGVILKIGNITSAGPLIALTGLIVSAVLMYKKVNAALLLGILAGTLAGIPLGITSWPASGSIVSLPPSLSPIAFQLEFDKIFTMDMVVILFTLLMVNLFDTVGTLIGLCSKAGLLDAQGRIPRAKQALFADAVGTTAGALLGTSVVTAYVESASGIATGGRTGLTAVTVAGMFLLALFFAPLFAMIPAAATAPALIVVGMLMMGAVVKIDFNDTTEAIPAFLAIVMMPYTYSIAEGIVFGMLSYVLLKVFTGQFRKISPVMYVLSVLFVLSFLLH; encoded by the coding sequence ATGCGTGATTTTTTTCGTTTGCAGGAGAACGGCACCACCGTCCGGAAGGAATTGCTGGCGGGGCTCACCACTTTCTCCACCATGGCCTACATCCTGGCCGTCAATCCCATGATATTGTCGAAAACCGGCATGGATGCCAATGCCCTGATCACCGCCACGGCGCTGGCGGCGGCGATCGGTACGCTGGTGATGGGGCTGTACGCACGGCTGCCCATCGGCCTCGCACCGGGCATGGGCCTGAACGCCTTTTTCGCCTACACCATTGTGCTGGGCATGGGGTACAGCTGGCAGTTTGCACTCACGGCTGTTTTCCTGGAAGGCATCATCTTTATTTTCCTGTCGCTGTTCCACATCCGCGAAGCGATCATCAACAGTATTCCTGAAAATCTCAAACATGCCATCTCGGTCGGCATCGGCCTGCTGATCGCACTGATCGGCATGGCCAACGCGGGCATCATCGAAACGGGGATGCGCCATGTGGGAGAGGGGCGGCTCGACGGGGTGATCCTCAAAATCGGGAACATCACCAGTGCCGGCCCGCTGATCGCGCTCACGGGCCTGATCGTATCCGCGGTGCTGATGTACAAAAAAGTGAACGCCGCCCTGTTGCTGGGTATCCTGGCCGGCACCCTGGCGGGCATCCCGCTGGGCATCACCAGCTGGCCGGCATCGGGCTCCATCGTGAGCCTGCCGCCTTCCCTGTCGCCCATCGCCTTTCAGCTGGAGTTCGATAAAATATTTACGATGGACATGGTGGTGATCCTCTTCACCCTGCTTATGGTCAACCTGTTCGATACCGTGGGCACTCTTATCGGGCTTTGCAGCAAAGCCGGACTGCTCGATGCGCAGGGCCGCATTCCCCGCGCGAAACAGGCGCTCTTTGCCGATGCGGTAGGCACTACAGCGGGCGCACTGCTGGGCACCAGCGTGGTAACGGCGTACGTGGAAAGCGCGAGCGGTATTGCCACCGGCGGCAGAACGGGCCTTACAGCGGTTACGGTGGCGGGCATGTTTTTGCTGGCATTGTTTTTCGCGCCGCTTTTCGCCATGATACCGGCTGCGGCCACAGCGCCGGCGCTGATTGTGGTGGGAATGCTGATGATGGGAGCCGTCGTGAAGATCGATTTCAACGATACGACGGAAGCGATTCCCGCGTTCCTGGCCATCGTCATGATGCCTTATACCTACAGCATCGCGGAGGGCATCGTATTCGGCATGCTGTCGTACGTACTGCTGAAAGTATTCACCGGGCAGTTCAGGAAGATCAGCCCGGTGATGTATGTTTTATCCGTATTGTTCGTATTGAGTTTTCTGCTGCATTGA
- a CDS encoding ligase-associated DNA damage response DEXH box helicase — translation MKNTPGWQKIAQWLAEKDLKPFAFQEEAWEHYLHGRSGLVNAPTGFGKTFSLFLGVVIRWINDGSPKTNGLQMLWVTPLRALAKDIGRAMEEALHELRIPWKVGIRSGDTATSEREQQKRRMPEILIITPESIHILLAQKEYYKRFEGLHTVVIDEWHELLGSKRGVLVELGLSRLRGLQPALQTWGISATIGNLDEALDVLMGNTPVERAIVRATVSKAIEVHCILPDEIEKYPWAGHLGIRLLHKIMPVIEKSRTTLLFTNTRGQSEIWYQQILKAYPEMAGVMALHHGSIDAELRIWVEDALHTGTLKLVVCTSSLDLGVDFRPVDTVIQVGSPKGVARFLQRAGRSGHQPDAVSHIWFLPTHSLELVEAAALKDAMKENLIESRMPVVLAYDVLLQYLMTLAVSDGFNAAEIWAEVKSTFCYRELEPEEWQWMLAFMTTGGEALNSYDEFRKLHLVGDRYYCVSRQLAMRHRLHIGTIVSDAMLKVRYMTGGFIGLIEEYFISRLSPGDSFSLSGNNLEFVMIKDMTVLVRKSKSKKSIVPSWNGGRMPLSANLGMMLRRKFHEAMNGIAQEEEITILRPLFDLQQMLSHIPQENELLLEQIETKDGYHLFVFPFEGRLVHEVMAALLAWRISQQHPISFSIAMNDYGFELLSDQPIPVDDTNAQELFSPENLTADLQSSVNATEMARRKFRDIAVIAGLIFQGYPGKHKANRHLQSSASLLFNVFHDYDPQNLLLRQAFNEAFFYQMEEARLRDTLERIAKQQIVITFPQRLTPFCFPIKVDSLREQLTSEKLEDRIKKMIVW, via the coding sequence ATGAAAAACACACCCGGATGGCAAAAGATAGCGCAGTGGCTGGCAGAGAAAGACCTGAAGCCGTTCGCATTCCAGGAAGAAGCGTGGGAGCACTACCTCCATGGCCGCTCCGGCCTGGTGAACGCCCCTACGGGCTTCGGTAAAACATTTTCATTGTTCCTCGGCGTGGTCATCCGCTGGATCAACGACGGCAGTCCCAAAACCAACGGCCTGCAGATGCTGTGGGTTACCCCGCTCCGGGCACTGGCCAAAGACATCGGCCGCGCCATGGAAGAAGCCCTCCACGAACTGCGCATTCCCTGGAAAGTGGGCATCCGCAGCGGCGACACGGCTACCAGCGAACGCGAACAACAGAAGCGCCGCATGCCGGAAATACTGATCATCACGCCTGAATCCATTCACATCCTGCTTGCGCAGAAAGAATATTACAAACGTTTCGAAGGCCTGCATACCGTCGTGATCGACGAGTGGCACGAACTGCTCGGCAGTAAACGCGGCGTACTGGTGGAGCTGGGCCTCAGCCGCCTCCGCGGGCTGCAGCCTGCCCTGCAGACCTGGGGCATTTCCGCCACCATCGGCAACCTCGACGAAGCGCTCGACGTGCTCATGGGCAACACGCCGGTGGAGCGGGCCATCGTGCGGGCCACGGTGAGCAAAGCCATCGAAGTGCATTGCATCCTGCCCGATGAAATCGAAAAATATCCCTGGGCCGGCCACCTCGGCATCCGGCTGTTGCACAAGATCATGCCCGTGATCGAAAAGAGCCGCACCACGCTGCTGTTCACCAACACCCGCGGGCAATCCGAGATCTGGTACCAGCAAATCCTGAAAGCCTACCCTGAAATGGCCGGCGTGATGGCCCTGCACCATGGCTCCATCGACGCCGAACTGCGCATCTGGGTGGAAGATGCCCTGCACACCGGCACCCTCAAACTGGTGGTATGCACCTCCAGCCTCGACCTGGGCGTGGATTTCAGGCCGGTCGATACCGTCATCCAGGTAGGCAGCCCCAAGGGCGTAGCCCGCTTCCTGCAGCGCGCCGGCCGGAGCGGCCACCAGCCAGACGCCGTGAGCCACATCTGGTTCCTCCCCACCCACTCGCTGGAACTGGTGGAAGCCGCCGCGCTGAAAGACGCCATGAAAGAAAACCTCATCGAAAGCCGCATGCCCGTTGTGCTGGCGTACGATGTGCTGCTGCAATACCTGATGACGCTCGCCGTATCCGACGGTTTCAATGCCGCCGAAATATGGGCCGAAGTGAAATCCACCTTCTGTTACCGCGAGCTGGAGCCCGAAGAATGGCAGTGGATGCTCGCGTTCATGACTACCGGCGGGGAAGCCCTCAACAGTTACGACGAGTTCCGGAAACTGCACCTGGTGGGCGACCGCTACTATTGCGTAAGCCGCCAGCTGGCCATGCGCCACCGCCTGCACATCGGCACCATCGTAAGCGACGCCATGCTCAAAGTGCGGTATATGACCGGCGGTTTCATCGGCCTCATCGAAGAATATTTCATTTCCCGCCTTTCGCCCGGCGACAGCTTCAGCCTCAGCGGCAACAACCTGGAGTTCGTGATGATCAAGGATATGACGGTGCTGGTGCGCAAATCCAAATCCAAAAAGAGCATCGTTCCCAGCTGGAACGGCGGCCGCATGCCCCTTTCGGCCAACCTCGGCATGATGCTGCGCCGCAAGTTCCACGAAGCCATGAACGGCATTGCGCAGGAAGAGGAAATCACTATCCTGCGGCCGCTCTTCGACCTGCAGCAAATGCTCTCCCACATCCCGCAGGAAAACGAACTGCTGCTCGAACAGATCGAAACCAAAGATGGTTACCACCTCTTTGTATTTCCCTTCGAAGGCAGGCTGGTGCACGAAGTGATGGCCGCGCTGCTCGCCTGGCGCATCAGCCAGCAGCACCCGATCTCGTTTTCGATTGCCATGAACGACTACGGCTTCGAACTGCTGTCTGACCAGCCCATCCCGGTAGACGATACCAATGCCCAGGAACTGTTTTCCCCCGAAAACCTGACGGCCGACCTGCAAAGCAGCGTGAACGCCACCGAAATGGCGCGCCGCAAATTCAGGGACATTGCCGTCATCGCCGGGTTGATTTTCCAGGGTTACCCCGGTAAACACAAGGCCAACCGGCACCTGCAATCGTCCGCGTCACTGCTGTTCAACGTTTTCCACGATTACGACCCGCAGAACCTCCTGTTGCGGCAGGCGTTCAATGAGGCGTTTTTTTACCAGATGGAAGAAGCACGCCTTCGCGACACGCTGGAGCGTATCGCGAAACAGCAGATCGTGATCACCTTCCCGCAGCGGCTGACACCTTTCTGCTTCCCCATTAAAGTCGACAGTCTCCGCGAACAGCTCACCAGCGAAAAGCTGGAAGACCGCATCAAAAAAATGATCGTGTGGTGA
- a CDS encoding DUF6157 family protein encodes MKTTNYINTFIEVAEDCPVTEAEVPTPRGEAKTAASIQFETVIDHPYRFTSDDVLFKVYAIKNNINGAAALAAEREKFFSKGQPCMRASPLTKRYGWGVHSDASGKIALYALGSPEYKKLAKDKSVEHVKAMRSKRG; translated from the coding sequence ATGAAAACGACCAATTATATCAACACCTTCATCGAGGTGGCGGAAGATTGTCCCGTAACGGAGGCAGAAGTGCCCACCCCGCGCGGCGAGGCTAAAACCGCCGCCAGCATTCAGTTCGAGACGGTGATCGATCATCCGTACAGGTTCACGTCTGACGATGTGCTGTTCAAGGTATACGCCATCAAGAACAATATCAACGGCGCCGCCGCGCTCGCCGCCGAAAGGGAAAAATTCTTCTCGAAGGGGCAGCCCTGCATGCGTGCCTCCCCGCTTACCAAGCGGTACGGCTGGGGCGTGCACAGCGACGCCAGCGGTAAAATCGCGCTGTATGCCCTCGGGTCGCCGGAGTATAAAAAACTGGCGAAAGACAAAAGTGTTGAACATGTAAAAGCCATGCGTTCCAAGCGCGGGTAA